agaattagtcAGTGTCAGTCAGTGAAAACACTATTGATATTGGATACAAGGCTTAGTATATAAAGATGAAATATTCTTAACGATTCTTGAAGTCCacctttttcaatttcaaattttccGAAAGTAAGGTGCATAATGTTGCCGTAAAATTCCAGTCTAGAATAATAGATCACTTTGTTTTTCAGTATTTCTAACTGTAAATACTGTGCTTTCACACTCTATCTAGCTAAATTATATCAAGTCTCCCTTTAAAAGTATACTAATATGACCTAGTGACAGAACTAGATAATAGTAACGAGACATCttgttaataaaataaatcagaaggtcttttggaagcacagaatgcaatcatgcaaaataatagtagactcaaCTCGGTTCgaatgcaaaataatagtagactcgacTCGGTTCGAATTAGTAATGGAATCTGCAACGCCCCTCAGGCCCCATAAACTTCCAGGATCGGTTCATGCGATAAATGGATACCCTACTATACAAATATTGAATTTACTCAATGGGCCCACAggagcagaaaatataacaacactggatATTAAACTTACTCTGTTAGCAATTTTATCACTGAATAACGTCTTGCAAAATCTCAGTAATGCATCAAACATGAGAGGTAAACCATATACATGTAGACCTTTTATTCGAGTAGGATATGCTTTCTGAAAATGTGCACAAATTATTGTCATATCGGTAATCACATGAAGCATTACATGATTCTCATGTCTCGAATTACAGATATATTTTAAAGGGACACGCATCAAGATTAAATctatttttttcgaaatttagaaAACATCTCCATTTGTGAGTAATATAaagtaaacaaaactttcaaACGACTGGATATAGTCAGTTTTACATAATATACCCGTATTGAATGGTTTGCAGCTAGGTCAATGGTCATAACTATTTCCCGAGGATCGAAGcgttttattacatgacaccagaaataatttgtttatatatttttctccaaATTTTCATTTCAGCCCATCATACTGAGTGTTGAACTATATAGGGTCATAGGTACAAACTGCGGAGCGACGATTTATATGATGAGTCATGTAATAATGTATACCATAACatgaactcttttttttttcgccagtcaatagatttttttcttttcttatataAACAGTCTATAGCTTGGTTGTTAGTCAAACGTCCTTAAATTCCTTTAGGATGGGcctgaaaacatttatttaggGTAAATATTAGGTAGACGGCAAAGAAACAAAGTGGCCTAGGCTGAACGATTTGTTTAAGTTCCGGAAGAAGAACTGtggacattttgtaaaaaaaagacattttgtaaaaaaaagaactttaagaaaaaaataataaaattgtggAGACCGCTTAACAAACTGAATGTCAAACATTTATGATTCTTTTCATTTCAATGAAGTATAAAGCAGGGTTTGGTTTCGTTTGGTCATTCATCCAACTCAGGATGGTTGAGCTAATGTCAAAACGTGAAGAAAAGATTGAAAGTTTATTTCTGATGGTCATGTAATATAACGCGTCATGAATGACTTGCTACAAAGGTCTCCAAACGCTTCAGCACATCGTAAAATATACTGTTAGAGGAATATAACTGTAATCTTTAGCATTTATATCAACTTCTGTAAAAATATACTATTCTATTGTATGAAACGAAACGTAGGAGTTGataccttttaaaacaaaaaacaaaagaaaaagaaaacaatcacaCTGCATGATGCACACCTGAGAACGTGCCACATTAAATAACATTCGAAATAATCGCAAAATGTGACAATTTGAAGTGCATGTAAACTATTTTAAAGAGATTCTAGagttttcaagtttcaaaataagatagataaaatattaaatacgTTATGATAAAGAAACCATCTGAATTCATTCTACAGTCAAATCACAATTACAAGAAGAGAAAGTCAAATGACACTATTTCAATTCTTACTTGAAAGATATGCATGCATCTTTTCATAGTGGACATGTTGTATGATTTTGCTGTATCAGTGTCTGACATAGTGCCGTCATGTAACAATAAGAAACCATTAACTTGAACTCGTTCATCCATATTCAGTACATCCCAGATACACATTACTGCTTGAAAAATTACGTCCACTGTTCCATATTTCTTTAGTACTTCTTCAACCCTTAAAGCTCCTACAATTCAAAAGTAAATCCATGAGGTTCTTTGGATATTTCTGATCATGTCTCAGACTAAACTTGGAAATACGACCGATTAGTACATTTGAATGCGAattatcaaatgtcaaatatcagaacaaaaaagtatcatttataattcaaccTTTCTACCTCTAAAGCGCCCGACGTCATTATGGCGCCGTGATTAGCGATACCTGTGGTTCAGTGATATTAGCTGTAAATGTATATTATACATCTTcctaaaagcaaacaaaaaaatattgtttatattgttatCCTATGGTATTGACCAAATGCAGCTCTAAACTGGGATGCACCAatccatattatttcaaaatatgattGGACATTATCTACTTCTGATGTCTGATCGGTAGTCGTCACCGTTACTTTCATcgcaacattattttttttttttgataccaTCGATTAAATACTGTTCTTTTCTGGGCATTACCCCTTTAACATTGTGCATCTAGAAACTGTTTATTTCCTTGACTTTCAATTAAAAGCGCAAAATTGTATCGCTGATTACCGGTCATAACCGATTTTCGGGCGATGACCAATTTAATATACCTGCCAAGCATCtcaatgatgtcacatttattatttcatgATACTTGTATTAAGCttacatttaacataaatattaAGTCAATTTAAGAAAACATAATCTGAAAATTACTAAGATGAAAGCAATATTTTAGCGaatacaaaatgacaaaagagacaaaattgggccaGATGACATCACATGGTGTTGCCGTAAAAAAGATCTGGAAATAAATTGTTATTACGTCAGGCTAAAGCTTTTTTGTGCTGCTCCATAACTGTGTGAAATATACAATTGATACATGTGCAGGCGCTGACATAAATAGCCCGTACAGTTATCGAGTGaaacataatataaaacagaaatacatataaatacaaatCTATAAATTACTTGGTCTGTTGGATGTGGCCAATAATAAAACTAACGGAGTGTATAGAATTCATTAGTatatatgaaacatttaaaatgtctgACGCGTTCGACTGTTTCACAGATGTCACACACGTCAATTATACATAAAAGTGTGTCAATTGCCTTTATGAGTACACCTGTATAGTTACTTTACTACGAAGAGAAAACAaactttgtttattattattatgagaTTTGTTAAACTCATGCAAGCTCGGCTCCCATTTCAGTTGAAATTAATAGTATCGAGTATTTAATAGCATTAAAATTAGACTTCTAGTTCATTCCCATAATGACAAGACTGACATAAATATTTCTTAGATTTACAATAAAGGCATGTGATATGTGTATAATgttaattatttcaatataaataaaactagagtattttgatgtcataccTGGTCTTTCAATGATTAATCTTCTACCCTCACTGTCTTCTCCAggtgtaaataaataaaatctgtaacatGAACAATTTATGTATTGATATGAATTCGTAGATTTAAATATAGCTAATcacaaaatagtaaaaaatgtattCAATCCATTTTTTCTGAGCTTGAAAAcgtaaagtgaaataaaattaaatgtaaaatattattatttttgaaattttaatatacatttataactgtattcGAAGGAAATATGGAGAAGTTGGTAGTTTTAGTGAAAATTTGGCTAGGCTGGTATGTTTAGTGGAACTGTGGCAATGTTGTTGGGCTAAAAGGGGGTGGGACTAGAAAGCTGGTAAATTTAGTTTTAACTTTCAGTCTATAATATTCTTTACACACCCAGACTTGAGCAAGTCCAAAATAACAGGGTTGTCACTACTGACTCCGGAATTGTACCAGTCTTTGTATTTTGTTCTTGCAGTCCAATAGTGCTCCAGTGTGCTTCTGGCAGCCAGCTGAGAGTACTTCCGAACCCTCAAAAAGCGTATGAGATACTCTGTGtcttaaaatacattacacaaACACATCTCATTaagatatttgtataaaataaatcataaatagttTTATTGTGTATTTTCATTATTGTGATTGTTTGAGTACATGTATCATTTTGTAGCTTTGAACATTTTAGAATTTATAAAGATGACTTTAGGTATAACACGTTCCATTTGTACTTGACAGTTGTCCATACTGCCACTGAAATCTGTAGGATTTTACTTTGGAAGCAGAGAA
This Mercenaria mercenaria strain notata chromosome 17, MADL_Memer_1, whole genome shotgun sequence DNA region includes the following protein-coding sequences:
- the LOC123536597 gene encoding alpha-tocopherol transfer protein-like, with translation MAAGEGYNDKFQTKLNKKWQQKAKDELHEDDKELDGAVQSLREWALQQQWLNTPTDTEYLIRFLRVRKYSQLAARSTLEHYWTARTKYKDWYNSGVSSDNPVILDLLKSGFYLFTPGEDSEGRRLIIERPGALRVEEVLKKYGTVDVIFQAVMCIWDVLNMDERVQVNGFLLLHDGTMSDTDTAKSYNMSTMKRCMHIFQKAYPTRIKGLHVYGLPLMFDALLRFCKTLFSDKIANRLHVHGKSMVSVYKYIDQSLLPREYLPDCYSGECAGTIAEVVDNMVQHFTKPDVIAHIRDLNSGKYRIDLELKAKSDVPSESYRKLNID